One Bacillus sp. FJAT-52991 genomic region harbors:
- the rnpA gene encoding ribonuclease P protein component, whose amino-acid sequence MKKTFRIKKNSEFQSVFNGGKSFANRQFVVYMYKSEQKAPFRIGLSVSKKIGNAVTRNRIKRYIRQSFTELKEQIQPGFDYVVIARKPAAEMTCLEVKKSMIHVLKRAKALNMNHHKSKSEESE is encoded by the coding sequence ATGAAAAAGACATTTCGGATTAAGAAGAATAGTGAGTTTCAATCCGTATTTAATGGCGGAAAGTCATTTGCCAATCGACAATTTGTTGTATATATGTACAAGTCCGAACAAAAGGCTCCTTTTCGGATTGGATTATCTGTAAGTAAAAAGATCGGTAATGCGGTCACACGCAATCGAATTAAACGCTATATTAGACAGAGCTTTACAGAATTAAAAGAGCAAATTCAACCGGGTTTTGATTATGTCGTTATTGCTAGAAAGCCAGCAGCTGAGATGACTTGTCTTGAAGTCAAAAAAAGTATGATCCATGTGTTGAAAAGAGCAAAAGCATTAAATATGAATCATCACAAGTCTAAAAGCGAAGAGTCTGAATGA